A single window of Flavobacterium sp. 140616W15 DNA harbors:
- a CDS encoding tRNA-(ms[2]io[6]A)-hydroxylase has translation MGVLRLQLPTDPRWVNIVEKNIEEILTDHAWCEQKAATNAITIITNNSEHQDLVKDLLALAKEEIDHFEQVHNIIIKRGLKLGRERKDDYVNELYLYMKRSSDGSRVSSLVERLLFSAMIEARSCERFKVLSENINDEELAVFYRDLMESEAGHYTTFITYARKYGVGIDVEKRWREWLAYEESIISNYGKGETIHG, from the coding sequence ATGGGCGTATTAAGATTACAGTTACCAACTGACCCAAGATGGGTAAATATTGTAGAGAAAAATATTGAGGAGATATTAACAGATCATGCTTGGTGCGAACAAAAAGCAGCAACAAATGCTATTACGATAATAACCAACAATTCAGAGCATCAGGATTTAGTTAAAGATTTATTGGCTTTGGCTAAAGAAGAAATTGACCATTTTGAACAAGTGCACAATATCATTATCAAAAGAGGATTGAAATTAGGACGTGAGCGCAAAGACGATTATGTAAATGAATTGTATTTATATATGAAGAGAAGCAGTGATGGAAGTCGTGTTTCGAGCTTAGTCGAGCGATTATTGTTCTCTGCAATGATTGAAGCCAGAAGTTGCGAAAGATTTAAAGTACTTTCGGAAAATATCAATGACGAAGAATTGGCAGTTTTTTACAGAGATTTGATGGAAAGTGAAGCAGGACATTATACTACTTTTATCACTTATGCTAGAAAATATGGAGTAGGAATCGATGTAGAGAAACGTTGGAGAGAATGGCTTGCCTACGAAGAGTCTATAATTTCTAATTACGGAAAAGGAGAGACAATTCACGGATAA
- a CDS encoding OmpA family protein, translating to MKKKLASVSLLLLSMAAGAQSMATSTAQPTIEKNSYNKWSIELNGGLNKPTRTMTEGYSTSTLSPFHADLGVRYMFSPKFGLKLDFGYDQFQERNDTAPFDSKYFRTSLQGVVNIGRALNFETWTNTIGLLAHGGFGVSQLSADNGFDGKDYMAHGIVGLTGQIRLSNSFALTGDLTGIVNGRQNHNFDGMGQTTTGSFDGVLLNASVGLTFYLGKNQKHADWYSEDNDRLSKLEDRVNTIETGLIDTDKDGVADLYDLEPNTVSGVAVNTKGQSIDTNQNGVPDELESYLDKTYSKKGSETATNNTVEELINGGYVNVYFDFNSSKPTNASLSGVDFLVKYLKNNPGKSADVIGYSDEIGNSSYNTELSRKRAEAVKKVATNAGIDASRLNVIANGEDTSVNKNSKEARQIVRRVTFKVK from the coding sequence ATGAAAAAGAAATTAGCTTCCGTATCACTTTTATTACTGTCCATGGCGGCAGGTGCACAAAGTATGGCAACAAGTACTGCACAACCCACAATTGAAAAAAACTCGTACAACAAATGGTCTATCGAATTAAATGGTGGTTTAAACAAACCAACTAGAACAATGACTGAAGGCTATTCTACATCTACACTTAGCCCGTTTCATGCAGATTTAGGTGTACGTTATATGTTTAGTCCTAAATTTGGTTTAAAATTAGATTTTGGATACGACCAATTTCAGGAACGCAATGATACCGCTCCTTTTGATAGCAAATACTTCAGAACAAGTTTGCAAGGGGTAGTAAATATTGGTAGAGCTTTAAACTTTGAAACTTGGACTAATACTATTGGTTTATTGGCACATGGTGGTTTTGGTGTTTCTCAATTAAGCGCTGATAATGGTTTTGATGGAAAAGACTATATGGCACACGGAATTGTTGGTCTTACTGGACAAATTAGATTAAGCAACAGTTTTGCTTTAACTGGTGACCTTACCGGAATTGTTAATGGTAGACAAAACCATAACTTTGACGGAATGGGACAAACAACTACTGGCTCATTTGATGGTGTACTATTAAATGCTTCTGTAGGTTTGACTTTCTACTTAGGTAAAAATCAAAAACATGCTGACTGGTATTCTGAAGACAATGACAGATTAAGCAAATTAGAAGATAGAGTTAATACAATCGAAACTGGTCTTATCGATACTGATAAAGATGGTGTTGCTGATTTATATGATCTAGAGCCTAATACTGTTTCTGGAGTTGCTGTAAATACTAAAGGACAATCTATAGACACTAATCAAAATGGTGTTCCAGATGAATTAGAAAGCTATTTAGATAAAACATATTCTAAAAAAGGTAGCGAAACTGCAACAAACAATACAGTTGAAGAATTGATTAACGGAGGATACGTTAACGTATATTTCGATTTTAACTCTTCTAAACCAACAAATGCTTCTTTATCTGGTGTTGACTTTTTAGTTAAATACTTGAAAAACAATCCTGGTAAATCTGCAGATGTTATTGGATATTCAGACGAAATCGGAAACTCTAGCTACAATACTGAGTTATCTAGAAAAAGAGCTGAAGCTGTGAAAAAAGTAGCTACAAATGCTGGAATTGATGCTTCTAGATTAAATGTAATTGCTAACGGTGAAGACACTTCTGTGAACAAAAACTCTAAAGAAGCTCGTCAAATCGTAAGAAGAGTTACTTTTAAAGTTAAATAA
- a CDS encoding carbon-nitrogen hydrolase has protein sequence MPNKKYKIAVIQLNLNDVAENNLKKCISWVKDAANKGAEVILLPELYSSHYFCQSEDVDNFALAEPLYSTSFIAFSALAKELGVVIIVPFFEKRMAGIYHNSAYIIDTDGSEAGLYRKMHIPDDPHFYEKFYFTPGDLGFQAIETKKGKIGTLICWDQWYPEAARITALKGAEVLFYPTAIGWHPKEKEQYGENQYGAWMNVMKGHAVANGVFVAAANRIGLEQYIDGTDGIQFWGASFIAGPQGEILAQASHDKEEILIAEVDLDLQENVRQNWPFFRDRRIDAFGDITKRAID, from the coding sequence ATGCCGAATAAGAAATATAAAATAGCCGTTATCCAGTTAAATCTGAATGATGTTGCCGAAAATAATCTTAAAAAATGTATTAGTTGGGTGAAAGATGCAGCCAATAAAGGTGCTGAAGTAATTTTATTGCCAGAACTATATAGTAGTCATTATTTTTGCCAAAGTGAAGATGTAGATAATTTTGCATTAGCAGAACCATTATACAGTACTTCATTTATAGCTTTTAGTGCTTTGGCTAAAGAATTAGGAGTGGTTATTATTGTTCCTTTCTTCGAAAAAAGAATGGCAGGAATATATCACAATAGTGCATATATCATTGATACTGATGGATCAGAAGCAGGATTGTACCGTAAGATGCATATTCCAGATGATCCACATTTTTATGAAAAATTCTATTTTACACCTGGCGATTTAGGCTTTCAAGCAATTGAAACTAAAAAAGGAAAAATAGGAACATTAATTTGTTGGGATCAATGGTATCCAGAAGCGGCTCGTATTACAGCTTTAAAAGGTGCAGAAGTATTGTTTTATCCAACAGCTATTGGATGGCATCCAAAAGAAAAAGAGCAATATGGTGAAAACCAGTACGGAGCTTGGATGAACGTAATGAAAGGACATGCTGTTGCAAATGGTGTATTTGTTGCAGCTGCTAATAGAATTGGTTTGGAGCAATATATTGATGGTACAGATGGAATTCAGTTTTGGGGAGCTTCATTTATAGCAGGACCTCAAGGAGAAATTTTAGCACAAGCTTCACACGATAAAGAAGAAATTTTAATTGCTGAGGTTGATTTGGATTTACAGGAAAATGTACGTCAGAACTGGCCATTTTTTAGAGACAGAAGAATTGATGCTTTTGGAGATATTACAAAAAGAGCAATAGACTAA
- the fahA gene encoding fumarylacetoacetase → MPITANDTKRKSWLDVPENSDFPIQNIPFGVFLTKENIVTVGTRIGDYAIDLGALQQLSYFSGIDLTDDMFMQDTLNDFISDGKKTWRLVRNRIADIFDINNPQLRDSTKDRDIVIFKIDDVEMQLPVLIGDYTDFYSSREHATNVGKMFRDPENALLPNWLHIPVGYHGRSSTIIPSGIPVHRPMGQTLPHGENSPVFGPSRSIDFELETAFITTDANIMGEPIPAYEAEDYIFGMVLLNDWSARDIQKWEYVPLGPFLAKNFASSISPWIVTMDALEPFRTKGPKQDPAPLPYLQTKGKKAFDINLEVSLKPLDKEETVISRSNFKHMYWSMSQQLAHHTSNGCRVNSGDMMGSGTISGPTPDSYGSMLELTWGGKNPLKLNDGSERKFIEDNDTVIMRGYCESNEVRIGFGEVSSQLLAPFVRQ, encoded by the coding sequence ATGCCGATAACAGCCAACGATACTAAACGAAAATCATGGTTAGATGTACCAGAGAATAGCGATTTCCCTATTCAAAACATTCCCTTCGGTGTTTTTCTTACCAAAGAAAATATAGTAACGGTTGGAACAAGAATTGGCGACTATGCCATAGATTTAGGTGCTTTGCAACAATTAAGTTATTTCTCAGGAATTGATTTAACTGATGATATGTTTATGCAAGACACGCTAAACGACTTCATTTCTGATGGAAAAAAGACTTGGCGATTGGTTAGAAACCGTATTGCCGATATATTTGACATTAATAATCCACAATTAAGAGATTCTACAAAAGATAGAGATATTGTCATTTTTAAAATTGATGATGTCGAAATGCAATTGCCTGTTTTAATTGGTGATTATACCGATTTTTACTCAAGTAGAGAGCATGCTACTAATGTAGGTAAAATGTTTCGTGATCCAGAAAATGCATTATTACCAAACTGGTTACACATTCCAGTAGGATACCACGGAAGAAGTTCTACAATTATTCCTTCTGGAATTCCTGTACACAGACCAATGGGGCAAACGCTTCCTCATGGTGAAAACTCTCCTGTTTTTGGTCCATCAAGATCTATTGATTTTGAATTGGAAACTGCATTTATTACAACCGATGCTAACATAATGGGAGAACCTATTCCTGCTTATGAAGCCGAAGATTACATTTTTGGAATGGTTTTATTAAATGACTGGAGTGCTCGTGATATTCAAAAATGGGAATATGTGCCTCTAGGCCCGTTCTTAGCAAAAAACTTTGCTTCTTCTATCTCTCCATGGATTGTTACCATGGATGCTTTAGAGCCATTTAGAACCAAAGGACCTAAACAAGACCCTGCTCCGCTTCCTTATTTACAAACCAAAGGAAAAAAAGCTTTTGATATCAATTTAGAAGTTTCTCTTAAACCATTAGACAAAGAAGAAACTGTAATATCTAGATCGAATTTTAAACATATGTACTGGTCAATGAGCCAACAATTAGCACATCATACCTCTAATGGTTGCCGTGTTAACTCTGGTGACATGATGGGTTCTGGAACAATATCTGGACCTACTCCTGACAGTTATGGATCTATGCTAGAATTAACTTGGGGCGGAAAAAACCCTTTAAAGCTAAACGATGGCAGCGAACGTAAATTTATAGAAGATAATGATACTGTAATTATGAGAGGATATTGCGAAAGCAATGAAGTTCGTATCGGTTTTGGAGAAGTTTCAAGCCAACTACTTGCTCCTTTCGTGAGACAATGA
- the glyA gene encoding serine hydroxymethyltransferase — protein sequence MQRDEQIFDLILEEQDRQIHGLELIASENFVSDEVMEAAGSVLTNKYAEGYPGKRYYGGCEVVDVIEQIAIDRAKELFGATYANVQPHSGSQANTAVYHACLKPGDKILGFDLSHGGHLTHGSPVNFSGRLYTPVFYGVDKETGRLDYDKIQEIATKEQPKLIIAGASAYSRDMDFERFRVIADSVGAILFADISHPAGLIAKGLMNDPIPHCHIVSTTTHKTLRGPRGGLILMGKDFENPLGLTNPKGEIRMMSALLDLAVFPGNQGGPLMHIIAAKAVAFGEALQDEFFTYAMQLRSNASAMAEAFVKRGYDIISGGTDNHMMLIDLRNKGISGKDAENALVKAEITVNKNMVPFDDKSPFVTSGIRVGTAAITTRGLVEDDMETIVALIDRVLTNHTSEEVIEEVANEVNEMMSERAIFVY from the coding sequence ATGCAACGCGACGAACAAATTTTTGATCTTATTCTTGAAGAACAAGACAGACAAATTCACGGATTAGAACTAATCGCTTCAGAAAATTTTGTAAGTGATGAGGTAATGGAAGCAGCTGGTTCTGTTTTAACTAATAAATATGCAGAAGGTTATCCAGGTAAAAGATACTACGGAGGTTGTGAAGTAGTTGATGTAATTGAGCAAATTGCTATCGATAGAGCCAAAGAATTATTTGGTGCTACGTATGCAAACGTACAACCACATTCAGGATCACAAGCAAATACAGCAGTTTATCATGCATGTTTAAAGCCTGGAGATAAAATCTTAGGATTTGATTTATCTCACGGTGGTCACTTAACACACGGGTCTCCAGTAAACTTTTCGGGACGTTTATATACACCTGTTTTTTATGGTGTTGATAAAGAGACAGGGCGTTTAGATTATGATAAAATTCAAGAAATTGCTACAAAAGAGCAACCAAAATTAATCATTGCAGGAGCTTCGGCTTATTCTCGTGATATGGATTTTGAGCGTTTTAGAGTAATTGCAGATAGCGTAGGAGCAATTTTATTTGCTGATATCTCGCATCCTGCTGGACTTATCGCTAAAGGATTAATGAATGACCCAATTCCTCATTGTCATATCGTTTCTACAACAACGCATAAAACATTGCGTGGACCACGTGGAGGATTGATCTTGATGGGTAAAGATTTTGAAAATCCACTAGGATTAACAAATCCAAAAGGAGAAATCAGAATGATGTCTGCATTATTAGACTTAGCTGTGTTCCCTGGTAATCAAGGAGGACCTTTAATGCACATCATTGCTGCAAAAGCGGTTGCTTTTGGAGAAGCATTACAAGATGAGTTCTTTACTTATGCAATGCAATTAAGAAGTAATGCAAGTGCAATGGCAGAAGCTTTTGTGAAAAGAGGATACGATATTATTTCTGGAGGAACAGACAATCATATGATGTTAATCGATCTTAGAAATAAAGGAATTTCAGGTAAAGATGCTGAAAATGCATTAGTAAAAGCTGAAATTACTGTAAATAAAAATATGGTTCCATTTGATGATAAATCACCATTTGTAACTTCAGGTATCCGTGTAGGAACAGCTGCAATCACCACTCGTGGTTTAGTAGAAGACGATATGGAAACTATTGTTGCTTTAATCGATAGAGTATTAACAAACCACACAAGTGAAGAAGTTATCGAAGAAGTTGCTAATGAAGTAAATGAAATGATGAGCGAAAGAGCTATCTTCGTTTACTAA
- a CDS encoding GyrI-like domain-containing protein gives MRIENIQKVLTFLEDNYHRQIDPVELEEISNYSYRNIQRIFNAILKETIGNFCTRLKLENAYKQLVYTDNSIVDIAYDVGYSSNQSFAKAFKNKFQITPLQARQNKKLLFDEYIKTKKDKLLFIDFEYQYKDKMSVYYKTLMSNNYNNNAINELWDAVINENKTIASYKCFGVIVDQPVISDKEKSRYEVCVDNCANPKLYLSKTIFGGWYAKYVHRGSYDEIEETYRDIYYRWLYEKDYELDTSPIIEQYIDDAESTNFVTEIYVPVKRKLSK, from the coding sequence ATGAGAATAGAAAATATACAAAAGGTTCTAACGTTTTTAGAAGATAATTATCATCGACAAATAGATCCTGTGGAGCTAGAAGAAATTTCAAATTATTCTTACAGAAACATTCAACGTATTTTTAATGCCATACTTAAGGAGACAATTGGTAATTTTTGTACTCGATTAAAGCTTGAAAATGCATATAAGCAATTAGTTTATACAGATAATTCAATTGTAGATATTGCCTATGATGTTGGGTATAGCAGTAACCAGTCCTTTGCTAAAGCATTTAAGAATAAATTCCAAATTACACCTTTACAAGCAAGACAAAATAAGAAGTTACTTTTTGATGAATATATTAAAACAAAAAAAGACAAGCTTCTTTTTATTGATTTTGAATATCAGTATAAAGATAAAATGAGTGTTTACTATAAAACACTTATGAGTAATAACTACAATAACAATGCAATAAATGAGTTATGGGATGCTGTTATTAATGAGAACAAAACAATTGCATCTTACAAATGTTTTGGAGTGATTGTCGATCAGCCAGTAATTTCGGATAAAGAAAAATCAAGATATGAAGTTTGTGTAGATAATTGTGCTAATCCTAAATTATATCTTTCTAAAACTATTTTTGGAGGTTGGTATGCTAAATATGTTCATCGTGGTAGTTATGATGAAATAGAAGAAACCTATCGTGATATTTATTACCGATGGCTTTATGAAAAGGACTATGAGTTAGATACTTCTCCAATTATAGAACAATATATAGATGATGCGGAATCAACAAATTTTGTAACAGAAATATATGTACCAGTAAAACGTAAGTTGTCAAAATAA
- a CDS encoding agmatine/peptidylarginine deiminase yields MMKFQILILFTSIVAPAFNSCASDEGTTDVIQTPDPSQVQYTMPNESDLHEGTWLQWPHQYQHGISYRNDLDETWVAMTNALQSTEKVHIIAYDVIEQARIIDLLKGAGVSLANVDFKIHRTDDVWIRDNGPIYVRDAQGKLVIEDWGFNGWGGKYESANCDVIPSVIGADTGVTVLNLNNIMVNEGGSVELDGHGVLMATKSSIISQKPKKSVRNKGMAQAQAELNFTKYLGATKFIWLEGGFSEEDVTDMHIDGIVKFASGNKMITMSDSDLSNWGLSDSDITILNAASNIKNEVYTKVILPLTKRDVTTKTGIALGYKGSYINFYVANGKVLVPNYNDPNDIVANKIIEGLYPGRKVIGIDVRNLYANGGMVHCVTQQQPQ; encoded by the coding sequence ATGATGAAATTTCAAATTTTAATTTTGTTTACTTCGATTGTAGCACCTGCTTTTAATTCGTGTGCCAGTGATGAAGGTACTACCGATGTAATACAAACACCAGATCCTTCGCAAGTACAATATACAATGCCTAATGAATCAGATCTACATGAAGGTACTTGGTTGCAATGGCCTCATCAATACCAACATGGTATTTCATACAGAAATGATTTAGATGAGACGTGGGTAGCAATGACTAATGCGTTACAGTCTACAGAAAAGGTACATATTATTGCTTATGATGTAATTGAGCAAGCTAGAATTATTGATTTATTGAAAGGAGCTGGGGTTTCTTTAGCAAATGTTGACTTTAAAATACATCGTACAGATGATGTTTGGATTAGGGATAACGGACCAATCTATGTGCGAGATGCACAAGGAAAATTGGTAATAGAAGATTGGGGATTTAATGGATGGGGAGGTAAATATGAATCTGCTAATTGCGATGTTATACCTAGTGTTATTGGGGCTGATACGGGAGTAACGGTGTTGAATTTGAACAATATCATGGTAAATGAAGGAGGTTCAGTAGAATTAGATGGTCATGGTGTATTAATGGCTACTAAAAGTTCGATAATTAGCCAAAAGCCAAAAAAATCAGTAAGGAATAAAGGGATGGCTCAGGCTCAAGCAGAGTTAAATTTTACAAAATACCTTGGAGCTACTAAATTTATTTGGTTAGAAGGAGGTTTTAGTGAAGAGGATGTTACAGATATGCATATTGATGGAATAGTAAAATTTGCTTCGGGTAATAAAATGATTACTATGAGTGATTCAGATTTATCAAACTGGGGACTTTCAGATTCAGATATTACTATTTTAAATGCAGCTTCAAACATAAAAAATGAGGTATATACAAAAGTTATTTTACCGCTTACGAAACGTGATGTAACAACGAAAACAGGGATAGCTTTGGGGTATAAAGGGAGTTATATTAATTTTTATGTAGCAAATGGAAAAGTTTTAGTGCCTAATTATAATGATCCAAATGATATCGTTGCAAATAAAATTATTGAAGGGTTATACCCAGGAAGAAAAGTTATAGGGATAGATGTAAGGAATTTGTATGCAAATGGAGGAATGGTGCATTGTGTTACGCAACAACAGCCTCAGTAG
- a CDS encoding agmatine/peptidylarginine deiminase, with amino-acid sequence MTTNNRIFPAEWEKQQGIVLCFPHNGKDWPGKYEAVQWAFVEFIKKVATHEIVFLVVADEDLKAKVNDMLERAHVDLKNVTYIIHKTNRSWMRDSGPIVVRNGDKREALNFNFNGWAKYKNYQLDKFVPAKVAAVLDIPVTQVVYKGKPVIVEGGAIDVNGRGTLLTSEECLMHPSIQVRNPGFTKEDYEAVFKEYLGVTNVIWLGDGIEGDDTHGHIDDLCRFVNEDTIVTIVETDSEDSNYKPLQDNLKRLQNAKLENGKSPVIVALPMPKRIDFEDLRLPASYANFLILNNCVLVPTFNDSNDRVALNILSECFPDREVIGISCVDFIWGFGTLHCLSQQIPA; translated from the coding sequence ATGACGACAAATAATAGGATATTTCCTGCGGAGTGGGAAAAGCAACAAGGAATTGTATTGTGTTTTCCTCATAATGGTAAAGATTGGCCAGGGAAATACGAAGCAGTTCAATGGGCTTTTGTAGAGTTTATAAAAAAAGTAGCTACACATGAAATTGTTTTCTTGGTAGTTGCCGATGAAGACTTGAAAGCAAAAGTGAACGATATGCTCGAAAGAGCACATGTAGATTTAAAGAATGTTACTTATATCATTCATAAAACCAACAGAAGCTGGATGCGTGATTCAGGACCAATTGTTGTTAGAAATGGAGATAAAAGAGAAGCATTAAACTTTAATTTTAATGGTTGGGCAAAATATAAAAACTACCAATTAGATAAATTTGTACCAGCTAAGGTTGCAGCAGTTTTAGATATTCCGGTTACACAGGTTGTATATAAAGGAAAGCCAGTTATTGTAGAAGGTGGTGCAATTGATGTAAACGGAAGAGGAACATTACTAACTTCTGAAGAATGTTTAATGCATCCAAGTATTCAAGTCCGTAATCCAGGTTTTACTAAAGAAGACTATGAAGCTGTTTTTAAAGAGTATCTTGGAGTAACAAACGTTATTTGGTTAGGTGATGGAATTGAAGGTGATGATACACATGGGCATATCGATGATTTATGTCGTTTTGTAAATGAAGATACTATTGTTACCATTGTAGAAACCGATTCAGAAGATTCAAATTATAAGCCTTTACAGGATAATTTGAAAAGATTACAAAATGCAAAGCTTGAAAATGGGAAATCTCCAGTAATTGTTGCTTTACCAATGCCGAAGAGAATCGATTTTGAAGATTTAAGATTACCGGCAAGTTATGCTAATTTCTTGATTTTAAACAACTGTGTTTTGGTTCCAACTTTTAATGACAGTAATGATCGTGTGGCACTTAATATACTTTCAGAATGTTTTCCTGATCGTGAAGTAATAGGGATTAGTTGTGTAGATTTTATTTGGGGATTCGGAACATTGCATTGCTTGAGCCAGCAAATTCCAGCTTAA
- a CDS encoding GNAT family N-acetyltransferase produces the protein MITLKIASAIDVPAIREIAFKTWPNTYGEILSKEQLDYMLGKFYEPSLLEENIRNGHIFTMAYEDDFCLGYAGYQHNYQDKKATRLNKLYLLPEAQGKGMGKILIDAVEAAAKEKGSDIVTLNVNRFNKAASFYKKMGFEIVAEADIELDHGYLMEDFIMEKKVK, from the coding sequence ATGATTACACTTAAAATAGCATCGGCAATTGATGTACCTGCAATAAGAGAAATTGCATTTAAAACTTGGCCAAATACTTATGGCGAAATTCTATCTAAAGAACAGCTTGATTATATGCTTGGCAAATTTTATGAGCCATCACTTTTAGAAGAGAATATTCGTAATGGACATATTTTTACAATGGCTTATGAGGATGATTTTTGTCTTGGTTATGCGGGGTATCAACATAATTACCAAGATAAGAAGGCTACACGCTTAAACAAACTGTATTTACTTCCTGAAGCACAAGGAAAAGGTATGGGGAAAATATTAATTGATGCTGTTGAGGCCGCAGCTAAAGAAAAAGGTTCAGATATCGTTACTTTGAATGTAAACAGATTTAATAAAGCAGCTTCTTTTTATAAGAAAATGGGCTTCGAAATTGTAGCCGAAGCTGATATTGAGCTCGATCATGGGTACTTAATGGAAGACTTTATTATGGAAAAGAAAGTAAAATAA